Within the Bradyrhizobium cosmicum genome, the region TTCAAGCGCGAGGCCGGCGCCAAGGGCGCCATCGCAGTGTGGCCGGAGAAGGTGCACTGGGTCACCAGCAAGAGCCACCGGGTTGACGTCAACGCGTCATCGGTGCCGCTGATCGGCTTTCCGCTCGGCTGCCTCTATCGCGCCGGCGCGATCCACGCGCTGGAAAGCGCGGGCCGGGCCTGGCACATGTCCTACTCGTCATCGAGCCTTGCCGGCATCCAGGCTGCGGTGGCCGCCGGCATGGGCCTCAGCATCCTGTCGGAGATGTCGATCCAGTCCGAGCACCGCGTGTTGACCGCCAAGGACGGCTTTGCGCCGATCAACCGCACCGAGGTGGCGCTGATGGCCGCACCCGACGCCAGCCCCGCAACGCTGCGGCTGGCGGATCGGCTGGCGGAGTTCTGCGAGAACGTGCAGGCGAAGGCGGCGTGATCCTTCGCCTCGCTTGTGCGCCGTCAGTGCACGGCGGTGAAAAACCGCCCGAGCCGGAAGCCGGACAGCCACGTGTAAACCGGCTGGCTGCGCATGCCGAGATCCCAGGAGCCGACCACGGCATCCGCGCGTCCGACCAGATTGTCGATCGGCAACAGGCCGACGCCGCCGGAGCGCAGTGGCACGCGGCTGTCGGCGGAATTGTCGCGGTTGTCGCCGAGCACGAAGAGATGGCCCGGCGGCACCGTGACTTCCTGCGTGTTGTCGAGCGGGCCGTTGTCGCGCATCTTGAAGATCAGGTGCGAGACGCCGTTCGGCAGCGTCTCGACATAGCGATGCGCCGGCTCGCTGCCACCATTGTCGTCTTCTGCAGCGCCGACGCCATCCGGCTTCAACTCGGCGGGGCGGTCGTTGATGAAGAGCTGGCCCTGCCGCATCTGGATGCGGTCGCCCGGCAATCCCACGACGCGCTTGACCCAGGCCTGCGAGCGATCTCCGGGCCAGCGGAACACCACGACGTCACCCTGCTTCGGCGTTTCCGCGAAGACGCGGCCGCTCTCGGGCAAATTGATCTGGATCGGCAGCGACGAGGTGCCGTAGCCGTAGGGGAATTTCGACGCGAGCAGCGCATCGCCGATCAGCAGCGTCGGCTCCATCGAGCCCGACGGAACATAGAACGGCTCGGCGAGCGCGCCCTTGGCGATGAACACGGCGGCGACGATGCCGGCGAGCTGCATGAGCTGCCCGCCCCATCCGCTGCTCTTCCGCTTGGCGGTGACAGTTACCTTCTCAACGCTCATGCGCCCGTTCCACCCACCGTAATGCGTTCCATCAGCAGCGACGGCTGGCCGACGCCGACCGGCACGCCCTGGCCGTTCTTGCCGCAGGTGCCGATGCCGGTGTCGAGCGCGAGGTCGTTGCCGATCATGCGGATGCGATGCAAATCGGTCGGCCCGTTGCCGATCAGCATGGCGCCCTTGAGCGGCGCGCCGATCTTGCCGTTCTCGATCTTGTAGGCCTCGGTGCACTGGAACACGTATTTGCCCGAGGTGATGTCGACCTGTCCGCCGCCGAAATTCGCGGCGAACACGCCGTTCTTCACCGAGGCGAGGATCTCGGCCGGATCGCGGTCGCCGGCGAGCATGTAGGTGTTGGTCATGCGCGGCATCGGCACATGGGCATAGCCCTGGCGGCGGCCGTTGCCGGTCGGCTTCATGTTCATCAGGCGCGCGTTCTGGCGGTCCTGCATGTAGCCGACCAGAATGCCGTCCTCGATCAGCACGGTGCGGTTGGTCGGCGTGCCCTCGTCGTCGATCGAGAGTGAGCCGCGCCGCGAGGCAATGGTGCCGTCGTCGACCACGGTGACGCCCTTGGCCGCGACCTGCTGGCCCATCAGGCCTGCAAAGGCAGATGTCTTCTTGCGGTTGAAATCGCCCTCGAGGCCGTGGCCGACCGCTTCATGCAGCATCACACCGGGCCAGCCGGCGCCAAGCACGACGTCCATTTCGCCGGCGGGGGCGGGAATCGATTCCAGATTGACCAGGGCCTCGCGCAGCGCGCCGTCGGCGGCATCGCGCCAGTTCTTGCTCTCGATGAATTCGGCATAACCGGCGCGGCCGCCATAGCCCTTGCTGCCGCTCTCTTGGCGATCACCCTGGCCGGCGACGACGGAGACGTTCACCCGAACCAGCGGGCGGATGTCGCGATAGCTCTCGCCGTCGGGCCGCAGGATCTCGACCACCTGCCAGGTCGCGCCGAGGCTCACGCTGACCTGACGCACCCGCGGGTCCTTGTCGCGCAAATAGGCGTCGATCTCGGCGAGCAGTTTGACCTTGGTCTCGAAGCCGGGGGCATCGAGCGGATTGTCGTCGGCATAGAGCCGTACATTGGTGTGGGGAGGCGGGGCGGCAAAGCTGCCGGAATAGCCGCCGCGCACGGCCGCGACCGCATCGGCGGCGCGAATCAGCGCCGGCAGCGAGACGTCGGAGGAATGCGCGTAGCCGACCGCATCGTCCTTGACGGCGCGCAGGCCAAAACCCTGCGAGGTGTCATAAGTCGCCTGCTTCAGCCGGCCGTTGTCGAACATCAGCGCTTCGGTCTGGCTGTATTCCAGGAACAATTC harbors:
- a CDS encoding LysR family transcriptional regulator; translation: MLDLELLRSFVSVVEAGGFTRAGERVHRTQSTVSQQIKRLEEDVGQVLLHRDGKDVRPTEAGERLLSYARRLLTLAEEARDVLREPDSEGAVRLGIPEDFAAYRLAKLLGAFSRSHPGLRLDVRADQSKNLSRDLDRGELDLALFKREAGAKGAIAVWPEKVHWVTSKSHRVDVNASSVPLIGFPLGCLYRAGAIHALESAGRAWHMSYSSSSLAGIQAAVAAGMGLSILSEMSIQSEHRVLTAKDGFAPINRTEVALMAAPDASPATLRLADRLAEFCENVQAKAA
- the lepB gene encoding signal peptidase I, with translation MSVEKVTVTAKRKSSGWGGQLMQLAGIVAAVFIAKGALAEPFYVPSGSMEPTLLIGDALLASKFPYGYGTSSLPIQINLPESGRVFAETPKQGDVVVFRWPGDRSQAWVKRVVGLPGDRIQMRQGQLFINDRPAELKPDGVGAAEDDNGGSEPAHRYVETLPNGVSHLIFKMRDNGPLDNTQEVTVPPGHLFVLGDNRDNSADSRVPLRSGGVGLLPIDNLVGRADAVVGSWDLGMRSQPVYTWLSGFRLGRFFTAVH
- the tldD gene encoding metalloprotease TldD gives rise to the protein MTNPATTSLLDRANLDRDQVRSELARGLAGADDGELFLEYSQTEALMFDNGRLKQATYDTSQGFGLRAVKDDAVGYAHSSDVSLPALIRAADAVAAVRGGYSGSFAAPPPHTNVRLYADDNPLDAPGFETKVKLLAEIDAYLRDKDPRVRQVSVSLGATWQVVEILRPDGESYRDIRPLVRVNVSVVAGQGDRQESGSKGYGGRAGYAEFIESKNWRDAADGALREALVNLESIPAPAGEMDVVLGAGWPGVMLHEAVGHGLEGDFNRKKTSAFAGLMGQQVAAKGVTVVDDGTIASRRGSLSIDDEGTPTNRTVLIEDGILVGYMQDRQNARLMNMKPTGNGRRQGYAHVPMPRMTNTYMLAGDRDPAEILASVKNGVFAANFGGGQVDITSGKYVFQCTEAYKIENGKIGAPLKGAMLIGNGPTDLHRIRMIGNDLALDTGIGTCGKNGQGVPVGVGQPSLLMERITVGGTGA